The DNA sequence ttaatgagatggGGAGGAGGCACAGTTAGCGCTGACAGCCAGTCAGGGTCTTGAAATAATTCCATACCTCTGAATAACCAGAGGTGTCTGTCTGACTTaatccacccccaccccacacacacacacacacacacacacacacacccctatacacagtcacacacacatacacatgcacacacttttaAGGTAGtggaaataaaagcaaataatgAGGAAGTGGTGGAGAGCGAGGCTATCCTCCTCTTGTCAAAATGcaggctgcagctccactgcaGTCGGTGGATTGACTCTATAAATGAAACGAACAAAGAAGACTccttaattaaaattaaaacatgactgcagctctgtcatCATGAATCAGCTTGTATGATCACATGGTACAGAACACTGGACCCTAGAAGGAACAGCTGCTGCGAGGCTGAAGCTAATGGCATCCTGCTAACTGAGCGCTGGCATCCAAAAGGATGTAAACAAGGACAGCAGCCGCAATGACTATTTTTCATTTGCCATCAATATGCTGATTATTATCTTGCGTAAATTTCAGAAGGGTGCAAAACACATTCGGTTCATTATCATGGAAGACTGAGAAAACCTGCAGCGTTTACATTTGGAACCAAAACTCAAGTGATAATCTGGAATTTTTGTctcaaacattatttttctttagcAATTGAATGAAATTTGTTTCTGATAAATTTTAATGAAATCGactaattatatatatatatatatatatatatatatatatatatatatatatatatatatatatatatatatatatatatatatatttacctCTCCATGATTCAGCATTTTAGCTTTATtagctttattttaaaatgaatgacttGTAATTTTTAATCTCTTTATTTAGCGAGGCTTCACTCGTAGCCTCCACAATCCCTCTCTCATTACTCcgctctcactttctttctctggCTGGGATAATCCCCCCTGTAGGGGACTTCAAAGAGCAGGCCGGCCGGGGAAAGccttaattacacattttcctTGAAATTCCAACCAAATCATAACTCGCCCCGGTCCGTCCGACTCCGCACTCCTGTGGGTCTGGTCCCAGACTAATTGTGGCTCTGGATTTCCTTTCCACAGTGAAGATGGAAAGTTGAACTTGAATTAAAACAtgagagtaaaataaataataaaaaataaataaataaataaagcaggtGATGAGGGAGTTAGTTACCCTATGTTATGGTGCTGCATTGCTTCTATGTATATTCTGCTGTTTTAAGAAGacagtgaaatgaatgatgCAAAGGCTTTCTTTATTATCTTAGACACTGTGTACAATGTGGAAGTTTGTATCTTTATTGGAAACACTGTGCAGAACTTTGTGACTAAAAGCataaattataataacaataaataataatgatgataattatcacttctgttttgtgttgcttttaataaaaaaaagccagatGTCAGCTGACAAAGACTTCATCGGTCTTTTGAATGTAACTTTGTGATGAAAAGCTCATTCATTGTGGTCActgtaaaatattcatattcatggTGGATGGTGAGGTTCAACATTTGAACAAGTAACAGTGCCACCTCACTGATGATTGACAAGCGATGTCAGTCATCACAGCCAACAAGAAAAAGGACTGCTGACGTGGATGATAATTAAATTCACAGTGATTTAAAATAAGCTGCATGgttagaaatgttttaaagaggGTATCAAACTGAATTATGGACACATGAAAGGGATTCGAATGTGCTTCCATTTTATGTACTGTTGACTTTATTTCACTGAAGTGCGGACATTAAAAAGATAACAGGAAGTTCTGATTCGTGGAGGCTGACTGTTATAACTCTCTGATAAATAAACTGTTAGTAATGTCCAGGCTGTTTTATTATTGCAATAATTAGAGATATAGAAAATAGAATATTCTTACATTACAGCATatatcacaatgtttgtttgtaataACGTATGGGTAGAAAACCACAGTGTCatgaagtgttttaaaagtGGATGTGTCTTATTCATCTATATTGCATGTTTAATGCTGTCCTATAATAACAGCACTTTCACTTTTCATCGTTACAGTGAAGACTTAATTTACCTGTTGGGTCACAGACCAAAGAAAAGACTTAACATTAGTCCCGACGGTGGGTTTGAGTGGATCTGGTTTGTTAAAGACAATAGCAGAGCAACATATTATGTAACAAAAAGCACAGAAGTCTTGTCAGATAGGTTGGACCAGCGTGTTTaagtctgtatttttaaacGTGTATCAGTTAGTGTAAATTGCCCCTTGTCCACTCGGAGGGAACTGCTGTTGTTagcatgacatcacagtgatccagtctATGAGAAAGCATCTGGTTGGTGGTGTCACTAACAATAGAGTCAGTAAAGGAATAACAGTAAATTAGCATGAGTCCAAGTACggctttaaaatgacatttccgATAAATGATGTTTCGGGTCTGAAGGTTTTTCAGAGAGGACATCATGTTAAATTATAGAGGCTCAAAGGGAACTATGATAAACAGTACAAACAATATATTTCCAATTGTGAAAGTGTAGATATACATATTTTAGATTTAACTAAAGAcataaagaaattcaaatataCCTACACAAGGAAGCAATGTGTTAGTGTCAGTACTGCAAAGTTAACTTGCAGAGTGCTAAGGGGAAGCCTACTACTATAAACTGATCAGAACAATTTATAATTAAACAAAAGGGCTAGAATATATCAGATTTAATTAAAGACACTCAGAGAGAATTAAATAACTTGTAACttataagtaaataaatattctGTTGATTTGAATAATGCAGTGTAGTCCTGAGCAGTATCACAGTAAATTGTCATGTGTCGACTGACCCTGACTGGTCAAAACTAGTAAAAATATGCAATGGACACTTTTGCTGTGGTCGACTTATCTTCGGTGTGTGGATGTGCTTTGCGTGTCCTAACGCACCGTAACTTTGTTGCAGTgcactcttaaaaaaaagagaagtagACAGCAGGAGTCTGAATGTCATGTTTACTGTAACCAGCCAATGGTGTCCACTGACCACACCTCAGTGACATCATAGAGAACACAAGCCGCAGCTTATAAGAATCAGTTCAGTATTAAAATAAAGTGACATCAAAAACAGCATTACATCCCTACTCCATGAAAAGCCCCGCCCCTCTGCATTATTGAACATTATTACATatcaaaaagtacattttcGCTAGTTCATCTCAACGCtgctttttattgttattaCCTAAAGCAAGCTGTCAATTTGAATTATGGAACTGACTGGATTTTGATTGGATGAGACCTGGTCAGCGAGCCAATagaaaacaggacagaagaCTATCAGGACCTGACcgacaataaaaataaaaaaaaaaaaagattaaagactgaatgcacctttaatgaatTAGCTTATATGCTTCTTTTTGAGAGCTACCGTCTGTTGGAGATTCGGTAGCTTTCAGGGTTTTATCCAAGCACCAACCATTTTCTACGAGTTTTAGAAAGCATTAAAGGGAATACACAGTCCTGCTGGGCAaaagttttcttcttcatcatctcagCAATTCTTTGACTGGCAGGTATTCACATGATGGGTGGGTTTTGGTGTCAGTGTATGCGGAAATAAATGCGTTGTGCGGTTCATATGTGGAGCATATTTTCAGGACTCCATTCAGTCATGTCTAAACCTGGAGCAGAATTTAAGAGCGCATGAGTAATGTTTTTGATTCACGTTGATCCGCGTGTGTTCGTGGTCCAAAAGAACAAATTgagacaaacaggcagaggaTGAAGAATTGTAACAGCTTGTATTTGTGCTCTGTTCTCATGCCGAGAAATATCAACAGGGGAGGCATGTGGAAACTGACATGGAGGTCACAAAGGTCAAACAGAatacccccacccccccacccccaaaatCCACCCCTAAACACAGGAAGTTACTGCCAGTGCGAGTAAGaaatcacaaacaaatcagaaaaaaagtcgaacaaaatgaaaacaaggcaGTGATAGAAAACTATGTACAACCAATGGAGCGGtaaacaaaacatcaactttAGATTTGTCATTAAAAGGCCATAGAACAATCTTTTGATTCCCTTCTGTACAATGTGATTCATTACAAAGTACAAATTCATCATGATACTTGTACTGCCCCAtgagaggaaaaatacattGTGGCAGCCTGTGAGTTTGTGTCTTGTCGCTGGAATGAAGTCCCCCCTTCCCCCTGCAACCGATATAAGAGCAAGACATCCGGAGGTACCATTTTCACAAAAGAATGCTAAAGcctacaatttaaaaaagacaagcTCCTCAAGACAGCGAGTGCCTAAACATGTATTTCAAACCATCCAAGAAGAATAATCCAttccagaagaagaaaaatagatACAAGTCAGGATTctcggtgtgttttttttcctaaaaagcAGAACCAGCGTTCTGTTGTTTCTAAGGGAGAAAACCTCCATCTGCTAATGGAGCACCAGTCTAACCACCCCCACCCCGACAGCCATCCCACCACCAAATCCAAGTTTGTTACAGctcagtcatttttaatgtgtttattttttatttcattacacCCAAGGCAGAATAAAAGTTACTAAAACTTAAGActtttacagttacagtgacaaaaacattttaagagaCCCACAATTGAAATCTGactgcaaaatgaaaattaaaaaagattcTATTTTTGTAAAATGCCCAGGCATTTTACAATATTACAAATACTGGTAtacttttacagtaaacaagaaaaatgtaatatatattcatatatatttatatatatactaaAACCCcgtcaccaaaaaaaaaaaagaattaaaaaaaatgaaaataaagaatagaAACAATATACACATTGCCACTACGGCATTCATTGAAACTTCAGAAgcaaacctggaaaaaaaaaatactcatctgtttaaaacacacatacacacaaatattatTTACCCTTGTACTTGTTTCAATACTGTAAACTTATTTTAAGACAGAGTGCactaaattctttttttttaagttgcattTCCTGATTTTTGTTGAGTCCTTGACGTTTTGTGAGGCTTTTGTCCACTCCTAGAATTTTCTGTTGAGGGACAGAATCTTGTTCTTATGAGTGAGGAATTtgatatatatctatatataggTTTGTGCCTTTATATgtacatatgcacacatatatacacacacagacacattgatATTGTGCTGGGTACTCCTAAACTCAgcattatttcatttgtattaatttaaataattcaaatgttaaagatgacacaattttacattttttttccttgttcaATTTAATGCTTCATAAAAAGTGTTGCATTTGTCTGAGACAATAAATAGGAAGATCATTATTCAAGGCACACTCATGTCAGATTGAATGGCAGTACAAAAACTGTcccaattaaaacattttttttgtttttttattcaattctATAGTGCCAGCATTGGGAACGCCTCGCCTAACAACCTTGGGCACTTCAGTGTCAGGAGATCCCAAGCTCTAGACCCTTTAGTACCTTTTCTTCACagctctgttgtgtgtgtgtgtgtcggatgGAAAAGTCTTAAAGTGCGGGTCTGTTAAGAGCTCTGAATTTGTACGTTGACAGCATTCAAATTGGATCtgattcaacaataaaaaaaaaaaagtgccactATGAAGGTAGATGGGGCCAAAACAAAACCTTGGGTCATGATACGTTTAACGAAGGGGCATGAGAAACCAGCTGCTGCTTGTCTGACAGCAAACACTGGTacatttttcctcctccacacaaAACATGCCTCAAACTAACTGAAACTATGACGATTTCCTGTTCCTGGAGAGGTGACTTCAGTAATCAATGTGTAACTTTTTCACTATAACAATAAAAGTCTCAAATTACTGGACCACTTTTTCAACAAATTGGTGGatatttttgcacaaaaaaatgcatagGGGTGTTaaattttatacattttttagcATTAAAATCTTCTATCTAGTTAAAGTAGCAGCACCTGCCATGTATGCACATACATTTAGCCCTCTCTTAACTAATTGTTATAATTAgaagcagtgaaaaatgtgtataATAACTAAAAGGAGGATTAATCCTGAACATTAGCCTGTGGTGGGGGGGCAGGGGGCAGCAAGGGATGCCTTTGAGGATACAACAGTCCCTAATTATTTCAACGCATAATGCAAATGCTTGAAAAGCttctgaaaacagaaatgaatggGTAAAAAAGAAGTAGTATAGCTCACCCTGAGATGTCCCTGTGCTCACTCTCTTGTCTTGTTCTTCTATCTATCTCTATGCACACTCGTCTTGCCTGGCTTCCTGCTCAGTTTTCTCCTAATAAATAATATAGCCTGGATCATATGGCTTCATGCAAAATAGAATacatggatgaatgaatgaaatgaggGAAGGTTGTCATAGCGTTGTCGGGGCTTGGTACTATGTACCAGTCAGCAGCTGCCTTATCTAGAATATGTTTCTTCTGGCTGGTTATAATGTTTTCAGGAGGAGACAGGGTTTATAAACCTTGGGATCCTCTTTGATTTTAGATTTACTGTCAAATATGACACTCAGTGCTACATATCCAATTATATTGACATGTTTTAGAGTCAGTTAATGCTACAATGCCAAAGGATTGTTGTCCGCGTATCGTCATCACACAAAATAATTCTAGCATTCTCAGTTAACGCCACTTTCAAATTAAAGATTGAATTCAGCTTCTCTTCAACAAATCACACGTTTAGCTTAATATACACTTTTCTACAAGCAGCGGCCAAAAATGTTTACTCAAAATTGACTTTTATCTTGCTAAAAAAAACTATCTGGATATCATGTGggttttaaaacacagagtaacgccaaataaaagtcaaacaatttttaaaaaatgcctaAACAAAATTGTACCTACACAtgccaaaatacaaaatacaataaatacagaaattaTTGCACAGTTAAAGGCTCCACATATGTTATAACTCAACTGACTGATTGTTTTAAAAGGAACCCCCAAATGAGGCAGTTTAGACAGCTTCAATTGGTGTTAAGAtctctgctttcactttttctcAATTGGCAGTtacctaaaaacacaaaataaacccaaaaataatatttcagaaaAGTATATCCAGCtaaccctttttgtttttgttttgtttttttaagtcaaagTGTGGCGCAGAGTACGAAAACCGAACCTGGATTAGGTTCTCTCTGCTTGTTCAATTTTTACCTCATTGGTCATCAAATGTTCCCCATGCCACTTTTTCATATGTTTCTCTAGAGTGCTGTACACGCTGAAGGGCATTTGGCAAATGTCACAGCGGTAGACCTCCTTACCATGCTGGccatgtgttttcatgtggcGCGTGAGCTTAGAGCTCTGGGCACAGGCATAGTTGCACAACTCACATTTGTATGGCCTCTCGCCAGTGTGGCTGCGCCTGTGCACCGTCAGGTTGCTACAGTTCTTAAACACCTTGCCGCAGTATTCGCAGGTGTCGCACCTCCTGCTGTCCTTGGAGCTGGGTCGGCCAGGGCCTCCACAATGAGGTGTGCTGCCTCCACTGGCGGTGCCACTGCGGCCGGAAAGGCCACCATCCAGCAGGTCACCCGGAGGCGTTGAGAACCGCAGGCTGCCATTCTCGGACGAGTGCTCAGAGGAGGTGGCAAACGGCGATTGTCTGGAGTCAGTGAAGCCGAGGAAAGGGTCTTTGATGAAGTGGCGTGAGGCAGCATAGCCCACCAACCACTGGGAGTATACGTTCTCAGAGGGGATGTGGGGTGCCGGGGGAATGTCCAAGTCCTTCTCAATCTTGATCCTCTTGTTTGAGGAGTTAGACAAACTGGGACTGGTGATGGGAGTGGGCTTACGGGGAAACAGGCCCGAGAAAGAGTCACCAGAGCCACAGTTTCGCCCGTTAATGGTTGTCCTCTCTTCCTGCTGGTGGTGCTCCATCTCCCCAACCACTGAGTCCTCATCCCTCACGTCCCGCTGGCCATCCAAGCATCTTTTGGAAAATGGCATCCTTTTACGATTGTCAACTATCAAATTATTGTACTGCTGTATAGAGTTGAGTGCCCCGCCTTCTACCATCTTCTCCAGGGCAAATGATGACTTCTCCTCTGAGGGCAGTTTGGAGCCATTCTCCCTGTTGCGGTAGAACTCAGATTCCATGCTGAAGTTGGATTCTGGTCGACTCTCATTCTcaagttcttcttcttcctcctcctcttcttcctcctcattgcCTTCCCCATGGAAGTCCCCGTCCCGATTCTTCATGCCCTcacctgtgacatcactggtgccTGGCTCTGGGGAGCTTGTAGTGGACAGTCCATCATCTGAGCGCCCCGTCAGGGATCCTGCCTTGTGCATGTGGGTCTTCATGTGGCGCTTCAGCTTACTCGCCTGAGAGCAGGCGTGGTCACACAGTTGGCACTTATATGGTTTTTCTCCAGTATGGCTGCGCCGATGCACCACCAAGTTGCTCTGGAACTTGAAGGTCTTACCACAGAACTCACAGGACTTGACCTTGTTCTGTGTCTGGGGTGGGGTGGTGCTATTTGGGGGCATTGGCGGTAAGGGGGGGGTGCTCAGAAAAGGTGATTTTGGCCCAGGTTGAAAGGGGTTGGTGTTCAGTAGTCGATGCATAGGGTTGGCCCTGCTGGGTGACAGTGGTGGTGTGGTGCTGTTATTGTTCCCTGCCAACTCACGTAACCGCCTGGAGAAGTCCATGGACTGGGACTCCATGGCCATGGGCGTTAGCCGCATCACCCTCTCAAAGGCACTGGGGTGCTGGGAGATGAGGCCCATTTCCTCTGCGCTAAGGCGTTCCAGCCGATGAGGGTCCAGGTGGTGGCGGGGAGGCGGGCTGACAAACGGAGGTGTGTTGGGGAGGCGGTTCTCCATGAAGCCTGGAGGAGGCTCCCGGAGAAGGGGGCCCGTCATCCTCAGGAGGTGGAAGGGGTTGTTGTCGCCGAGAAAGTTGGTGAGGGGGGACTGTGGGATGGAGTCATTGCCCATGGGTGGAGGCATAGTGATGCGTGGAGTGAGGGCTGTGCTGGAGGGGTTGGACTCCAGGTATATGCGAATGCCATGGGTGTTTTGGGCATGCTGCAGCAGGAACCAGGCACTGGGGAAGGGCTGCTTACATGTGGTGCATATATAACTGGAAGGCTCATCCCTGccacctgcaacacacagagaaagaaatgccTTAATATTTTGACtatgaaattgaaaaatgtactttttttttttttttattctgcactCTTGGATCTTCAGTCAGAGATGGACAGGCAtatctgacattaaaaacatttcaagtaCAAAAAGACATACATGCAAGGTACTTATCACAATGTATGTAAGTGTATTTGATTGTGTATGCACACAGGGTGGGTCACTGAAAAAATATGGGAACCCCTCCAAGCAGAGAGTCTGTAGTGTTTGCCAGGAGATACCAAACACATATTGGTGAAGATGGAGGATGTACAACTTCAAGAGTTTTGTTATGGAAGACTAATCATACCGCAGCAAATAAAGGTATCAGCTCCTCTTGGAagtaaatacaacaaaaaaaaaatgaaaataaaaatgaaatcatggaAGAGCGAGAATAGAAAATGAGTGCATTAAGAAAAATGGTAACCAGTGCACACAGATAGCATGGAGCTACAAAAGGCAAAGGGAGAGCAAAATAGTTTATATGCAATGTTGGTCTTGTATCAGATATGTTAAACTTGatgacattacaaaacaaacagttgtaTCTGTGTTATGAGCAAgcctgaataaacaagttacaGTCTTCAATACTCCATATTTTTGCCTAGAAAACAACCCCTTTATTACCCTTTTAAAATTCAGAGACAACTGAGAGAACTGTTTCCTAGGACCTTAAATATTGACTACAATCACACTTAACATCATCTCCTTTAGAGATGGGTGGGAAATGTGTTGTCAAACAACTGTAATAAATGAGACCAAAAAATCCAAGCAATGTGATTTTGAGAGAGCAAGCCTTAcactgttttgttcatttaaaaactcATTAACGCAAGTGCTTTCAAccccctccaaacacacacacgtacagataATGGTAATAGTGCTCTCGCTCTTGCCTAAATGAAAGCTCAATGTCTTGACCTAGTACACTAATTTCAGACACTCGGGGAAACATATGCCGCAGTAATTGTTTcacttatttgtgtgtgtgtgtgtgtgtgcgtggccGTAGCTATTTCTGGCAGCgagaaacacacatgcacacacacacaaataaagtgTGTATGCACTACACTACTGTATTTTCGTTGTGTTGTATCAGAACGTACTATTATGGGGAGCATCAATTTGCTCATGCATACATCTAAGTATCCACCTGTCTTGTCTTCTAAATGTCCAGACATGCAagtccttaaaaaaaattaagtcaaaatgaaatgcatgCATGATGCCAcgaatcattaaaaaaaaaataaatataaagttaCATTTATTAAAGGCctatttaatacatttacatctAATGTGTTTCAAAGTCAAATCACTCTCCAACGACACTCAAAATAATTCTTCTGCAGGCATTTGAAAAACCTAATAAATAATCTGagaatatataataatgtatcAATATTATTTAATCTATGCTTtatgaaatgtgaagaaaaaaaacataatgttactttaataatttataattcagtatttaattaatttctctgtgtctgacatgaaactaaaacacataacacatctttgcctctctcccctcgctcctgtttgtgtgtgtgcatgtgtgtgagtgtttgaatgtgacagtgtgtgaagGTGTAGAGGCGAGAGGCCGAACAGCTGTTCACCTCCACAATCCTGTAAAGCCTTTTGACTTAATTACAGTGGAcatcacattcaaacacacgCGGGCACAAACGCacactcaggcacacacacacaaagagcacaaTGAAAGTAACTGCTCAGAATGcctctgctttttctctgcACCTCTCTCCGTactttacaacacacacatgtgtgtgtgtgtgtgtgtgtgtgtgtgtgtgtgtgtgtgtgtgtgtgtgtgtgtgtgtgtgagaatgtgaatgtgtgtgtaagaatgtgaatgtgtgtgatgagacaaaatgtaattattcaaTAAAATATAACTAAGCTCTGGGCACAATGTAACCTAAACATCCATGCAATAAAAGATGGTTGGACTCATCTGTGTCTGCAAGGAAGGACTGGGTcaggttgtttatttatttattttttgt is a window from the Acanthopagrus latus isolate v.2019 chromosome 16, fAcaLat1.1, whole genome shotgun sequence genome containing:
- the bcl11ba gene encoding BAF chromatin remodeling complex subunit BCL11B a, which codes for MSRRKQGNPQHLSQREITPEIDHPDGRLLSDTLPHPLSLPSHPLSLPPHPLDPSLAHTLPPGLHVDHDLLTCGQCQMTLPLGDILLFIEHKKKQCQLPLLANGCYDKMADRGGGGGSPTLQSLHHHTQRGELRKVVEPVEIGIQVTPEEEDVGGRERGERIPTKGICPKQENTAAGGRDEPSSYICTTCKQPFPSAWFLLQHAQNTHGIRIYLESNPSSTALTPRITMPPPMGNDSIPQSPLTNFLGDNNPFHLLRMTGPLLREPPPGFMENRLPNTPPFVSPPPRHHLDPHRLERLSAEEMGLISQHPSAFERVMRLTPMAMESQSMDFSRRLRELAGNNNSTTPPLSPSRANPMHRLLNTNPFQPGPKSPFLSTPPLPPMPPNSTTPPQTQNKVKSCEFCGKTFKFQSNLVVHRRSHTGEKPYKCQLCDHACSQASKLKRHMKTHMHKAGSLTGRSDDGLSTTSSPEPGTSDVTGEGMKNRDGDFHGEGNEEEEEEEEEEELENESRPESNFSMESEFYRNRENGSKLPSEEKSSFALEKMVEGGALNSIQQYNNLIVDNRKRMPFSKRCLDGQRDVRDEDSVVGEMEHHQQEERTTINGRNCGSGDSFSGLFPRKPTPITSPSLSNSSNKRIKIEKDLDIPPAPHIPSENVYSQWLVGYAASRHFIKDPFLGFTDSRQSPFATSSEHSSENGSLRFSTPPGDLLDGGLSGRSGTASGGSTPHCGGPGRPSSKDSRRCDTCEYCGKVFKNCSNLTVHRRSHTGERPYKCELCNYACAQSSKLTRHMKTHGQHGKEVYRCDICQMPFSVYSTLEKHMKKWHGEHLMTNEVKIEQAERT